In the Chromatiaceae bacterium genome, one interval contains:
- the radC gene encoding DNA repair protein RadC — translation MAIRDWPANERPRERLLAHGARSLSDAELLAIFLRTGVRGSSAVDLARDLLTRFGSLRCLLAAPREAFCDAPGLGDAKFAQLQAVLEMGRRHLFERLERGEPLSSPRHSAQYLIARLRDHPYEVFAVLFLDNRHRVLAFEELFRGTIDGASVHPREVVRRALRHNAAAVILSHNHPSGIAEPSRADQQITAKLRDALALVDVRVLDHLVVGDGECCSLAERGLL, via the coding sequence ATGGCAATCAGGGACTGGCCGGCCAACGAACGGCCGCGCGAGCGCCTGCTCGCACACGGCGCGCGAAGCCTCAGCGATGCCGAACTGCTGGCGATCTTTTTGCGTACCGGGGTCCGGGGCAGCAGCGCCGTCGATCTGGCACGCGACCTACTGACCCGGTTCGGCAGCCTGCGTTGCCTGCTGGCGGCGCCACGCGAGGCGTTCTGCGACGCTCCGGGGCTCGGCGATGCGAAATTCGCCCAGTTGCAGGCGGTCCTGGAGATGGGACGCCGCCACCTGTTCGAACGACTGGAACGCGGCGAGCCCCTGTCGAGTCCACGGCATTCGGCGCAGTATCTCATCGCCCGACTGCGCGACCACCCCTACGAGGTATTCGCGGTGCTGTTCCTCGACAACCGGCACCGGGTTCTGGCGTTCGAAGAACTGTTCCGCGGCACCATCGACGGTGCCAGCGTCCATCCGCGCGAGGTGGTGCGTCGCGCGTTACGACACAATGCGGCCGCAGTGATCCTGAGCCACAATCACCCTTCCGGGATCGCGGAACCGAGCCGGGCCGATCAACAGATCACCGCCAAATTGCGCGACGCGCTGGCGTTGGTCGACGTCCGCGTACTGGACCATCTGGTCGTCGGCGACGGGGAGTGTTGCTCGCTGGCGGAACGCGGCCTGCTCTGA
- a CDS encoding fatty acid desaturase, producing MTEGLLAPAWWQSILIVLAMTHVTIVAVTVYLHRCQAHRALNLHPVIAHFFRFWLWLTTGMITREWVGVHRRHHARCETPEDPHSPQVLGLRKVLLEGAELYREAASRSELVERYAHGTPDDWIERRLYTPYNFMGIAVMLLIDVALFGIPGIAMWAVQMIWIPFFAAGVINGVGHFWGYRNFQSPDAATNISPWGILIGGEELHNNHHAFPSSAKLSARWWEFDIGWFYIRTLSVLGLARVRRVARRPSRLRDKSVIDMDTVRAVVTHRMHVLANYAREVIKPVADAEFCRSERHCRRLARQARRLLAREESSLDVQSRQRLENLLDRSQMLATVHRFRKQLQQVWERTASSQDALLGALQQWCREADSSGIKALQDFARNLRSYAPAPV from the coding sequence ATGACCGAAGGTTTGCTTGCACCCGCCTGGTGGCAGTCGATATTGATTGTCCTGGCGATGACCCACGTGACGATCGTTGCCGTCACCGTCTATCTGCACCGTTGCCAGGCGCACCGCGCACTGAACTTGCACCCGGTGATCGCGCATTTCTTCCGATTCTGGCTGTGGCTGACGACCGGAATGATCACGCGCGAGTGGGTCGGCGTGCACCGCCGGCACCATGCCCGCTGCGAGACGCCGGAGGACCCGCACAGTCCCCAGGTGCTCGGTCTGCGCAAGGTGTTGCTGGAAGGTGCCGAGCTATACCGGGAGGCGGCGAGTCGATCGGAGCTGGTCGAGCGTTACGCGCACGGTACCCCGGACGACTGGATCGAGCGTCGACTGTATACGCCGTACAACTTCATGGGTATTGCGGTGATGCTGCTGATCGATGTCGCCCTGTTCGGAATCCCGGGCATCGCGATGTGGGCGGTGCAGATGATCTGGATCCCGTTCTTTGCCGCCGGGGTGATCAACGGCGTCGGGCACTTCTGGGGGTATCGCAATTTTCAGTCGCCGGACGCGGCGACCAACATTTCCCCGTGGGGCATCCTGATTGGTGGCGAGGAACTGCACAACAACCATCATGCATTCCCGAGTTCGGCCAAGTTGTCCGCGCGCTGGTGGGAGTTCGACATCGGCTGGTTCTACATCCGCACCTTGTCGGTGCTGGGTCTCGCCCGGGTCCGACGGGTGGCACGCCGGCCATCACGGCTGCGCGACAAGAGCGTGATCGATATGGATACCGTCAGGGCCGTGGTCACGCACCGCATGCATGTGCTGGCGAACTATGCGCGGGAGGTGATCAAGCCGGTCGCGGATGCCGAGTTCTGTCGTTCCGAGCGGCATTGCCGGCGATTGGCACGACAGGCGCGCAGGCTGCTGGCGCGAGAAGAGTCCTCGCTCGACGTACAAAGCCGGCAGCGGCTGGAGAACCTGCTCGATCGCAGCCAGATGCTGGCGACGGTGCACCGGTTCCGCAAGCAGCTGCAACAGGTCTGGGAGCGCACCGCTTCCAGCCAGGACGCACTGCTCGGTGCGCTGCAGCAGTGGTGCCGAGAGGCGGACAGCAGCGGTATCAAGGCGCTGCAGGATTTCGCGCGCAACCTGCGCAGCTACGCACCGGCACCCGTCTGA
- a CDS encoding hydantoinase/oxoprolinase family protein yields MLRLGVDTGGTFTDFVLLDADGTLRVHKVLSTPDAPERAILQGVAEMGLAGQPLHLVHGSTVATNAVLEGKGVKTLYVGNRGFADLLNIGRQQRAALYDLQPAATAPVVAPDLCIETGGRLDARGELLEPLTDRDLAEIRAAAERLGVQAVAVNLLFSYLDPTLEARIAGALPEDLFVSLSSRVLPEVREFERGMATWLNAWVGPRVAGYLRRLQQGIGDAAVAVMQSSGDTVAAAQAADHAVRMLLSGPAGGLIAARQLAAATGQERLLTFDMGGTSTDVALVETQPRLTTDGRIGRFPVAVPMVDMHTIGAGGGSIAWLDAGGMLQVGPQSAGADPGPVCYARGGVAPTVTDANLVLGLLQPDAFLGGAMPLDLEGARQAMQALASGLGTDLLSAARDIVAVANEHMTQALRAISIKRGVDPREHVLVAFGGAGGLHVCALADLLGTPAAMIPMHGGVLSALGMLAARPGRQLSRTHIGLLDGLPQAEIAAIFDALYRQGADELQAEGFAAADCTATASVDLRYAGQAYTLNIDWHGVEATREAFHRRHLARYGHRLDLPVEVVNLRQWVRGPATDLRLPVAAEGPPARPFAVREVFGGAYAAACHRRGELVSGQVCDGPLLVMEPVATTWVAPGWRLSVDRIGNLQLRRIG; encoded by the coding sequence ATGTTGCGACTCGGCGTCGATACTGGCGGTACCTTCACCGACTTCGTCCTGCTCGACGCGGACGGTACTTTGCGCGTGCACAAGGTGTTGTCCACGCCCGACGCACCGGAGCGCGCGATTCTCCAGGGTGTCGCCGAGATGGGCCTGGCCGGCCAGCCGTTGCATCTGGTACATGGTTCGACCGTGGCGACCAACGCAGTGCTCGAGGGCAAGGGTGTCAAGACCCTCTATGTCGGCAACCGTGGTTTCGCCGATCTGCTCAACATCGGTCGCCAGCAGCGTGCCGCGCTGTACGACCTGCAACCCGCAGCCACAGCGCCGGTCGTTGCGCCGGACCTGTGTATCGAGACCGGGGGCCGGCTCGACGCGCGTGGCGAGCTGCTCGAGCCGCTGACCGACCGGGACCTCGCGGAGATCCGCGCGGCGGCCGAACGGCTCGGTGTGCAGGCGGTCGCGGTCAACCTCTTGTTCTCTTACCTGGACCCGACACTCGAGGCCCGTATCGCCGGCGCGTTGCCTGAGGACCTGTTCGTCTCGCTGTCGTCGCGCGTGCTGCCCGAGGTGCGCGAGTTCGAACGCGGCATGGCAACCTGGCTGAATGCCTGGGTCGGGCCACGGGTGGCCGGCTACCTGCGGCGGCTGCAGCAGGGGATCGGTGATGCCGCGGTCGCGGTGATGCAGAGTTCCGGGGACACGGTGGCGGCCGCGCAGGCCGCAGACCACGCGGTACGCATGTTGCTGTCCGGCCCCGCGGGGGGGCTGATCGCGGCACGACAGCTCGCTGCCGCGACCGGCCAGGAACGCCTGTTGACCTTCGACATGGGGGGAACCTCGACCGATGTCGCATTGGTCGAGACGCAGCCACGACTGACCACCGACGGTCGCATCGGGCGGTTTCCCGTCGCCGTGCCGATGGTCGATATGCATACCATCGGCGCCGGCGGCGGCTCGATCGCGTGGCTGGACGCAGGGGGCATGCTGCAGGTCGGACCGCAATCGGCCGGCGCCGATCCCGGGCCGGTGTGCTATGCGCGCGGTGGCGTTGCGCCGACCGTCACCGACGCCAATCTGGTACTCGGTCTGCTGCAGCCCGACGCCTTCCTTGGCGGCGCGATGCCGCTCGATCTGGAAGGCGCACGGCAGGCGATGCAGGCGCTGGCCAGCGGGTTGGGCACGGATCTGCTGTCCGCGGCCCGCGATATCGTCGCGGTCGCCAACGAGCACATGACGCAGGCGTTGCGTGCGATCTCGATCAAGCGGGGCGTCGATCCGCGCGAGCACGTACTGGTCGCATTCGGCGGGGCAGGTGGCCTGCACGTCTGTGCGCTGGCGGACCTGCTCGGTACGCCAGCCGCGATGATTCCGATGCACGGCGGGGTGTTATCGGCACTCGGCATGCTCGCGGCCCGGCCCGGACGGCAGCTGTCGCGCACCCACATCGGGCTGCTGGACGGGCTGCCGCAAGCCGAGATCGCGGCGATCTTCGACGCCTTGTACAGACAGGGTGCCGACGAGCTGCAGGCCGAGGGGTTTGCCGCCGCGGACTGTACCGCCACGGCCTCGGTCGATCTGCGATACGCCGGTCAGGCGTATACGCTGAATATCGATTGGCACGGCGTCGAGGCCACCCGGGAGGCGTTCCATCGGCGCCACCTGGCACGCTACGGTCATCGGCTCGATCTGCCGGTTGAGGTGGTCAATCTGCGCCAGTGGGTGCGCGGTCCGGCGACCGATCTGCGCCTGCCGGTGGCCGCCGAGGGCCCGCCTGCCAGGCCTTTTGCGGTCCGCGAGGTCTTCGGGGGAGCGTACGCGGCTGCATGCCATCGCCGCGGCGAACTGGTGTCGGGGCAGGTGTGTGACGGGCCGCTTCTGGTGATGGAGCCGGTCGCGACGACCTGGGTGGCACCGGGCTGGCGGCTCAGCGTCGACCGCATCGGAAATCTCCAGCTGCGCCGTATCGGCTGA
- the argB gene encoding acetylglutamate kinase, whose product MSLTAQAAGNVAHVLTEALPYIQRFGGKTIVIKYGGNAMVDEDLKAGFARDVVLMKLVGINPVVVHGGGPQIGDLLKRLGKQSEFVQGMRVTDAETMDVVEMVLGGLVNKEIVNLINRHGGSAVGLTGKDGDLIRARKLNLARANAEAQTSEIIDIGHVGEVESIDASVVDMLVHGNFIPVVAPIGVGSDGRSYNINADLVAGKMAEVLKAEKLILLTNTQGLLDKEGKLLTGLSLDRVDELIADGTITGGMLPKIGCALDAVKAGVNSAHIIDGRVPHAVLVELFTDQGVGTLIRRR is encoded by the coding sequence ATGAGTCTGACGGCACAGGCGGCGGGCAATGTCGCCCACGTTTTGACGGAAGCGTTACCCTACATACAGCGCTTCGGCGGCAAGACGATCGTGATCAAGTATGGCGGCAACGCGATGGTCGACGAGGACCTCAAGGCCGGCTTCGCGCGCGATGTGGTACTGATGAAGCTGGTCGGTATCAACCCCGTCGTTGTGCACGGTGGTGGTCCGCAGATCGGCGACCTACTCAAGCGGCTGGGCAAGCAGAGCGAGTTCGTCCAGGGAATGCGCGTCACCGACGCCGAGACAATGGATGTCGTCGAGATGGTTCTGGGCGGTCTGGTTAACAAGGAGATCGTCAACCTGATCAACCGCCATGGCGGATCCGCAGTGGGTCTGACCGGCAAGGATGGCGACCTCATTCGCGCCCGCAAGCTGAATCTGGCCCGCGCCAACGCAGAGGCGCAGACTTCCGAGATCATCGATATCGGTCATGTCGGTGAGGTGGAGAGTATCGACGCTTCGGTCGTCGACATGCTGGTGCATGGCAACTTCATCCCGGTGGTTGCACCGATCGGCGTGGGTAGCGACGGCCGTTCGTACAACATCAACGCCGACCTCGTGGCCGGTAAGATGGCCGAGGTGCTGAAAGCGGAGAAGCTGATCCTGCTGACCAACACCCAGGGGCTGCTCGACAAGGAGGGCAAGCTGCTGACGGGGCTCAGTCTCGATCGTGTCGATGAACTGATTGCCGACGGCACCATCACCGGTGGCATGTTGCCGAAGATCGGTTGTGCGCTGGATGCGGTCAAGGCAGGTGTGAACTCGGCACACATCATCGACGGGCGGGTGCCGCATGCGGTGTTGGTCGAGCTGTTCACCGACCAGGGCGTCGGTACCCTGATCCGCCGTCGCTGA
- a CDS encoding phosphomannomutase/phosphoglucomutase, whose amino-acid sequence MGDPARAAVSTAQTGKQARIPAAPAAQQASLGVEVEELENDPADVLGGARANPVADVPQQLFRAYDVRGIVGEELTPEIAQLLGSAVGSLVLDQGGNQVVVAGDARTSSPQLSAALIRGLVGTGCRVVDAGMAPTPLINFALHTQVAQAGVMVTGSHNPSRYNGFKIMVGDRVLDGDDLQDLRLRMMSGELRRGQGSVERIDLVGEYVEAVTREVQLAGPLKVVVDAGNGVAGDLAVAAFEALGCEVTPLFCEPDGTFPNHHPDPNQPDNLAALMREVQSQGADVGFAFDGDGDRLGTIDEAGNNIWPDKVLMMLAADVLGRHPGVDILYDVKSSRHLASFVLSHGGRPIMWKSGHSRMRAKMLETGALLGGEFTGHLFIKERWFGFDDAIYAAARVLELLALDSRPASEVFGELPSSPSTPEYQLMLEEGQSPNLMRALDAHKVFDDARLVELDGLRVEFANGWGLIRPSNTTPSLTFRFEADDEDALEQIKARFRDLLRRVAPDMQAPF is encoded by the coding sequence ATGGGAGACCCTGCGAGGGCCGCTGTCAGTACGGCGCAGACGGGCAAGCAGGCGCGCATCCCCGCGGCTCCGGCGGCGCAGCAAGCGTCGCTCGGTGTCGAAGTCGAGGAGCTCGAGAACGACCCGGCGGATGTATTGGGAGGCGCCCGGGCGAATCCGGTCGCCGATGTCCCGCAGCAATTGTTCCGCGCCTACGATGTACGCGGCATCGTCGGTGAGGAGCTGACCCCCGAGATTGCCCAGCTGTTGGGCAGCGCGGTCGGCAGCCTGGTGCTCGACCAGGGGGGCAACCAGGTGGTGGTCGCCGGCGATGCGCGGACCTCGAGTCCGCAGCTGTCGGCGGCACTGATCCGCGGCCTGGTGGGGACCGGGTGCCGCGTCGTGGATGCCGGAATGGCGCCCACGCCGCTGATCAATTTTGCGCTGCATACTCAGGTCGCGCAGGCCGGGGTCATGGTTACCGGCAGCCACAACCCGAGTCGCTACAACGGTTTCAAGATCATGGTTGGCGATCGGGTGCTGGATGGCGACGACCTGCAAGACTTGAGACTGCGCATGATGAGCGGCGAACTGCGGCGCGGACAGGGCAGCGTGGAACGCATCGACCTGGTCGGGGAGTATGTCGAGGCGGTAACCCGCGAGGTGCAACTCGCTGGGCCGCTGAAGGTCGTCGTGGATGCCGGCAACGGGGTGGCGGGTGATCTGGCGGTCGCCGCGTTCGAGGCCCTGGGCTGCGAAGTGACGCCGCTGTTCTGTGAGCCGGACGGAACCTTCCCCAATCACCACCCCGACCCGAACCAGCCTGACAACCTTGCGGCGCTGATGCGCGAGGTCCAGTCCCAGGGCGCCGATGTCGGGTTTGCGTTCGACGGCGACGGCGACCGCCTTGGCACGATCGACGAAGCGGGCAACAACATCTGGCCGGACAAGGTGCTGATGATGCTCGCGGCCGATGTGCTCGGTCGTCACCCCGGCGTGGATATCCTGTACGACGTCAAATCGAGTCGGCATCTGGCGAGTTTTGTGCTCAGCCATGGCGGCCGGCCGATCATGTGGAAATCGGGGCATTCGCGGATGCGCGCCAAGATGCTCGAGACAGGTGCGTTGCTCGGTGGCGAATTCACGGGTCATCTGTTTATCAAGGAACGCTGGTTCGGTTTTGACGATGCGATCTACGCGGCGGCGCGTGTCCTGGAGTTGCTGGCGCTCGATTCGCGGCCGGCCTCCGAGGTATTTGGCGAGTTGCCATCCAGCCCGTCTACACCGGAATATCAGCTGATGCTCGAGGAAGGTCAGAGTCCGAACCTGATGCGCGCACTGGATGCGCACAAGGTATTCGATGATGCCCGGCTGGTGGAACTCGATGGCCTGCGTGTCGAGTTCGCCAACGGTTGGGGCCTGATACGCCCCTCGAATACCACGCCCTCGCTGACGTTTCGTTTCGAGGCGGACGACGAGGACGCGCTCGAACAGATCAAGGCAAGGTTCCGCGATCTGTTGCGTCGCGTGGCCCCCGACATGCAGGCACCCTTTTAA
- the rpmB gene encoding 50S ribosomal protein L28, protein MSKVCQVTGKRPITGNNVSHSHRKTRRRFLPNLHYHRFWVESEQRFVRLRVSAAGMRIIDKKGIDSVLNELRARGEKV, encoded by the coding sequence ATGTCTAAAGTCTGCCAGGTCACCGGCAAACGGCCGATCACTGGGAACAACGTATCCCACTCGCATCGCAAGACCCGGCGCCGCTTCCTGCCGAATCTTCATTACCATCGCTTCTGGGTGGAGAGCGAGCAGCGTTTCGTGCGGCTGCGCGTTTCCGCCGCCGGTATGCGGATTATCGACAAGAAGGGCATCGATTCGGTGCTGAACGAGCTGCGCGCGCGCGGCGAAAAGGTCTGA
- the rpmG gene encoding 50S ribosomal protein L33 produces MAKAVREKIRLNSSAGTGHFYTTTKNKKTMTGKMEIKKYDPVARKHVMYKEGKIK; encoded by the coding sequence ATGGCTAAAGCGGTACGCGAAAAGATCCGCCTGAACTCGAGCGCAGGCACCGGACACTTCTACACCACGACCAAGAACAAGAAGACCATGACCGGCAAGATGGAGATCAAGAAGTACGATCCCGTCGCCCGTAAGCACGTGATGTACAAGGAAGGGAAGATCAAGTAA
- the coaBC gene encoding bifunctional phosphopantothenoylcysteine decarboxylase/phosphopantothenate--cysteine ligase CoaBC has product MHPLSGRRVLLGITAGIAAYKAAELARLLTTAGAEVQVVMTEAAGQFIAPLTLQALTGRAVRSALFDAAHEAAMGHIELARWAELVVIAPATADFLAQAAAGMARDLLGTLCLATDAPVLMAPAMNQAMWRHPATEANVRLLQSRGVKLVGPDEGEQACGDVGPGRMVEPARLLAALAEQFAQGRLVGRRVLVTAGPTREALDPVRFIGNRSSGKMGFAVAGALAAQGAEVVLVSGPVELATPPRVMTRIDVESARQMREAVFSALPGTDIFVACAAVADYRPVATAEQKIKKTTSGLTLELIPNPDILAEVAAGTQRPFCVGFAAETDDVTANAEAKLRAKGLDMVAANQVGAAQGFEVDDNALLVIWDGGRRPLARQPKTQLAAQLAELIADRFDAQTATQDS; this is encoded by the coding sequence ATGCATCCGCTCAGTGGACGCCGAGTGCTGCTTGGTATCACCGCCGGGATCGCTGCCTACAAAGCGGCTGAATTGGCCCGCCTGTTGACGACGGCGGGTGCCGAGGTCCAGGTGGTGATGACCGAAGCGGCCGGGCAGTTCATCGCTCCGTTGACGCTGCAGGCGCTGACCGGGAGGGCCGTGCGTAGTGCCTTGTTTGATGCGGCGCACGAGGCGGCCATGGGCCATATCGAGCTCGCCCGATGGGCGGAGCTCGTCGTGATCGCGCCGGCCACCGCCGATTTTCTCGCCCAGGCGGCCGCAGGGATGGCGCGAGATCTGTTGGGTACGCTGTGCCTGGCGACAGATGCGCCCGTGCTGATGGCGCCGGCGATGAACCAGGCGATGTGGCGGCACCCGGCCACCGAGGCGAACGTGAGGCTGCTGCAGTCTCGCGGCGTGAAGCTGGTCGGTCCGGACGAGGGCGAGCAGGCCTGTGGTGATGTCGGACCGGGCAGGATGGTCGAACCGGCGCGGCTGCTGGCTGCGTTGGCCGAACAGTTTGCCCAGGGCCGCCTGGTCGGCCGGCGGGTGTTGGTCACTGCAGGCCCGACGCGCGAGGCGCTCGACCCCGTGCGGTTCATCGGCAACCGAAGTTCGGGCAAGATGGGCTTCGCGGTGGCCGGGGCCCTTGCCGCGCAGGGCGCGGAGGTCGTGTTGGTCAGCGGCCCCGTGGAACTCGCCACGCCGCCCAGGGTGATGACCCGCATCGATGTCGAATCGGCGCGGCAGATGCGTGAAGCGGTGTTTTCGGCGTTGCCAGGGACGGACATTTTCGTGGCATGTGCCGCGGTCGCGGACTATCGACCGGTGGCGACTGCCGAACAGAAGATCAAGAAGACGACCAGCGGGCTCACGCTCGAATTGATACCCAACCCGGATATCCTGGCCGAGGTCGCAGCAGGCACTCAACGGCCGTTTTGTGTCGGATTTGCCGCAGAAACGGACGACGTGACGGCGAATGCCGAGGCAAAACTGCGTGCTAAGGGCCTGGATATGGTGGCCGCTAACCAGGTGGGTGCGGCTCAGGGATTCGAAGTGGACGACAACGCACTACTGGTTATCTGGGACGGTGGGCGGCGGCCCCTCGCTCGACAACCCAAGACCCAGCTGGCGGCCCAGCTGGCCGAACTGATCGCGGACCGTTTCGATGCACAGACTGCAACTCAAGATTCTTGA
- the slmA gene encoding nucleoid occlusion factor SlmA: MPRPSRKQAILEALADELERHPGDRITTAALARAVGVSEAALYRHFPSKARMFEGLIGFAEETVFARINQILADERNTQVRIARVVYLLLGFADRNPGITRVLLGDALVGERERLHDRVQQFFERVDLQLRQILREAQMRQDAHLRTTPEAAAALLTAFVEGRMQQFLRSRFALASLPAWEADWLVLSHGLFDPPREP; the protein is encoded by the coding sequence ATGCCGCGCCCCTCCCGCAAGCAGGCAATCCTCGAGGCGCTGGCCGACGAGCTCGAAAGGCATCCGGGAGACCGCATCACGACCGCCGCACTGGCACGTGCGGTGGGTGTCTCCGAGGCGGCGCTTTATCGTCACTTCCCCAGCAAGGCGCGGATGTTCGAGGGGCTGATCGGGTTCGCCGAAGAAACGGTGTTCGCGCGCATCAACCAGATCCTCGCAGACGAGAGGAACACCCAGGTACGGATTGCCCGGGTGGTCTACCTGTTACTGGGTTTTGCCGACCGCAATCCCGGTATCACCCGGGTGTTGTTGGGTGATGCCCTGGTTGGCGAGCGTGAACGTCTGCATGACCGGGTGCAGCAGTTCTTCGAGCGGGTCGACCTGCAACTGCGGCAGATCCTCCGGGAAGCCCAGATGCGTCAGGATGCGCATCTGCGCACCACCCCGGAGGCCGCCGCTGCGTTGTTGACGGCGTTCGTCGAAGGGCGGATGCAGCAGTTCCTGCGCTCAAGGTTCGCGCTGGCTTCGTTGCCCGCGTGGGAGGCCGACTGGTTGGTGCTGAGCCACGGCCTGTTCGATCCGCCGCGCGAGCCCTGA
- the dut gene encoding dUTP diphosphatase — translation MHRLQLKILDNRLGDTFPLPDYATDGAAGMDLRAMLDEPLELASGQTELIPTGIAIHIADPALAAVILPRSGLGHKHGIVLGNLVGLIDSDYQGQLFVSCWNRGSAPFRIEVGERIAQLVLLPVVRAVFEQVDTFDESDRGAGGFGHSGRH, via the coding sequence ATGCACAGACTGCAACTCAAGATTCTTGACAACCGCCTCGGCGACACCTTCCCACTGCCCGATTACGCGACCGACGGCGCCGCCGGAATGGACCTGCGGGCGATGCTCGACGAGCCGCTGGAGCTGGCATCAGGGCAGACCGAATTGATCCCGACCGGCATAGCGATCCACATCGCCGACCCCGCGCTGGCCGCGGTGATCCTCCCTCGCTCCGGCCTGGGCCACAAGCACGGCATCGTGCTGGGCAATCTGGTGGGACTGATCGATTCGGACTACCAGGGACAGCTTTTCGTATCTTGCTGGAATCGCGGCAGCGCACCGTTCCGCATTGAAGTCGGCGAACGGATCGCCCAACTGGTGCTGCTGCCGGTGGTGCGCGCGGTATTCGAACAGGTCGATACATTTGACGAAAGCGACCGTGGCGCCGGTGGATTCGGCCATTCGGGACGCCACTAG
- a CDS encoding DUF4124 domain-containing protein, with amino-acid sequence MRSAIRFIIPLLTLVAFVLSPVQAGTIKKWVDENGQVHYGTAVPPQYKDLAHSELNERGIELRRQERALTPEEIEREKALAQLRAEQQKLLEEQQARDRILLNLYRNEDDLVMARDGKIAQLDSQIRLNHNEIRRLKTRLSDFQASAAANERSGRQLSDRQKANLDATQRSIERSYAIILSKEDEKRATLERYNYDLERFRKLRSGAAHAANADVIAESEFPDLVDTAVRCHTSDDCVRLWQRAQDYARQHATTPVDLAADRILVTAPPRELRDISITVSRLIDKDSESERIFMDVQCANFTEGKEFCRGPVVREIRERFKAALGPVSPPPATAESQSAE; translated from the coding sequence ATGAGATCAGCGATTCGATTCATCATTCCTCTACTGACGCTTGTCGCGTTCGTTCTTTCGCCAGTGCAGGCCGGTACGATCAAGAAATGGGTCGACGAGAACGGCCAGGTGCACTACGGCACCGCCGTGCCTCCGCAATACAAGGATCTGGCGCACAGTGAACTGAATGAACGCGGGATCGAGTTGCGGCGCCAGGAGCGCGCGCTGACGCCGGAAGAGATCGAGCGCGAAAAGGCCCTCGCACAGCTGCGTGCCGAGCAGCAGAAACTGCTCGAAGAACAGCAGGCGCGCGACCGCATCCTGTTGAACCTCTATCGCAACGAGGACGATCTGGTGATGGCGCGTGACGGTAAGATCGCCCAGCTGGACAGCCAGATTCGGCTAAATCACAACGAGATCAGGCGGCTCAAGACACGGTTGTCCGATTTTCAGGCCTCTGCGGCAGCCAACGAACGCAGCGGCCGGCAGTTGAGTGATCGCCAGAAAGCCAATCTGGACGCGACCCAGCGTTCGATCGAGCGCTCCTACGCCATCATCCTCAGCAAGGAAGACGAAAAACGCGCCACGCTGGAACGCTACAACTATGATCTGGAGCGTTTCCGCAAGTTGCGCAGTGGCGCGGCGCATGCCGCCAATGCCGACGTGATTGCCGAGTCGGAGTTTCCCGATCTGGTCGATACCGCGGTGCGCTGCCACACGTCCGACGACTGCGTCCGGCTATGGCAGAGGGCGCAGGACTACGCTCGCCAGCACGCGACCACACCGGTCGATCTCGCGGCCGACCGCATCCTGGTGACTGCCCCACCGCGCGAGCTGCGCGACATCAGCATCACGGTCTCACGCCTGATCGACAAAGATAGCGAAAGCGAACGGATCTTCATGGACGTGCAGTGCGCCAACTTCACCGAAGGCAAGGAGTTTTGCCGCGGACCGGTGGTTCGGGAGATCCGCGAACGATTCAAGGCCGCACTGGGCCCGGTCAGTCCGCCGCCAGCCACCGCGGAGTCGCAGTCGGCCGAGTAG